In Candidatus Protochlamydia phocaeensis, a single genomic region encodes these proteins:
- the ftsW gene encoding putative lipid II flippase FtsW encodes MVTFHRLLLLICVTSIFAMGLVMIFNTTSAEVLDHALAKSTHQALFKQMSYAFIGLILAAGVWSIGYQRVLSWSPYLLIFFSFLLLLTLIPGIGKEVNGSRRWLGIAGFSFQPSEFVKYIVPAYLTYRLQQADGPFLSFKAFLKLIAQVGIPILLILVEPNNGTAGVIGLSVVVMCVMTRVRFKYWALPLSVLLFIGAVSAYHLPYVSARLKVYLHPELDLRGKGHQPYQAKIAAGSGQIFGRGPGNSLQKLSYLPEAQNDYIAAIYAEEFGFIGIASLVFLYMLIGYVGFYIAHTTQNRGGFYFATAITFLICFQAFMNLGVVSGLLPSTGLNLPFFSQGGTSLMANIMGLGLLLNIAQEGEYAYV; translated from the coding sequence ATGGTTACTTTCCATCGTTTGCTTCTTTTAATTTGCGTCACCTCTATTTTTGCGATGGGGCTTGTGATGATCTTTAATACAACTTCGGCGGAAGTATTGGATCATGCATTGGCTAAAAGCACTCATCAGGCTTTATTTAAACAAATGTCCTATGCCTTTATAGGCTTGATCTTAGCAGCAGGGGTCTGGAGCATTGGCTATCAAAGGGTGCTTAGCTGGAGCCCTTATCTCTTGATTTTTTTTTCTTTTCTTCTCCTATTGACCCTTATTCCTGGAATAGGCAAGGAAGTGAACGGCTCGAGGCGCTGGCTAGGCATAGCTGGCTTCTCCTTTCAGCCATCTGAATTTGTGAAATACATTGTCCCGGCTTATCTGACTTATCGCTTGCAGCAAGCTGATGGACCGTTTTTATCTTTCAAAGCCTTTCTGAAACTCATCGCCCAAGTTGGAATTCCCATTCTTTTAATTTTAGTCGAGCCTAATAACGGAACGGCTGGCGTAATCGGTCTAAGCGTCGTCGTCATGTGTGTCATGACCCGTGTGCGCTTCAAATACTGGGCATTGCCGCTTTCCGTTTTATTATTCATTGGAGCGGTATCAGCCTATCATCTCCCTTATGTATCGGCACGCCTGAAAGTCTATCTCCATCCTGAATTGGACTTAAGGGGAAAAGGGCATCAGCCTTATCAGGCTAAAATTGCTGCAGGATCCGGTCAGATTTTCGGCCGCGGGCCGGGAAATAGCTTGCAAAAGCTCAGCTATTTACCGGAGGCGCAAAATGACTATATCGCAGCTATTTACGCTGAAGAATTCGGTTTTATCGGCATTGCAAGCCTCGTTTTTCTCTATATGCTCATCGGATACGTTGGCTTTTATATTGCACATACCACGCAGAATCGCGGAGGATTCTATTTTGCAACGGCTATTACCTTTCTTATCTGTTTTCAGGCTTTTATGAACTTGGGTGTTGTGTCCGGACTGCTTCCCAGCACGGGCCTGAATCTGCCTTTTTTCAGCCAAGGAGGAACATCTTTGATGGCTAATATCATGGGCTTGGGACTTTTACTCAATATTGCCCAAGAAGGAGAGTACGCTTATGTCTAA
- the murD gene encoding UDP-N-acetylmuramoyl-L-alanine--D-glutamate ligase produces the protein MAGDKSRHPLLDYQSAVGHYRHRFAEISVKETYMQSTASYKGQRALIVGMGMSGRSAAHFLLVQGAIVQGIDRDPSLQSLGEIEDLQKLGMRVQHEQESLDVKDFDFIVLSPGVPPTHPVVKAAKAAQIEVVGEIELGCRMLKQPAIGITGTNGKTTVTLLVTHILKQSGYPAKALGNVGVPFTRELMALQAQETIILELSSYQLETMQQKILEQAVILNVTPDHLDRYASMEEYASAKFNIGRCLTHAGKLFVEDKAWQDYGSLLQHGEANRYGYDEACLVYTDLQSVFYGGRRVFDLPTLLRGKRSHDVENILAAYALCAGRVSGEQFLHALASFKKPSHRIEFVLEKKGVRYYDDSKGTNIDAVVRAVQSLEGPIILIAGGVDKGASYHPWVDAFRGRVKAIYAIGQAAEKMHRELSAHFPLKIAASLDLAVRQAADQAQEGETVLLSPGCSSFDMFKDYAHRGEEFQRIVRQL, from the coding sequence ATGGCCGGAGACAAAAGTCGTCATCCGCTTTTGGATTATCAGTCTGCTGTTGGCCATTATCGGCATCGCTTCGCTGAAATTTCAGTAAAGGAAACCTATATGCAATCGACTGCTAGCTATAAAGGGCAACGGGCACTGATTGTCGGAATGGGAATGAGCGGGCGTTCTGCTGCGCATTTTCTTCTTGTACAAGGTGCGATCGTGCAAGGAATTGACCGTGATCCCAGCCTGCAATCTTTGGGCGAAATTGAAGATTTGCAAAAATTAGGTATGCGGGTCCAACATGAGCAGGAAAGCTTGGATGTGAAAGACTTTGACTTTATTGTTCTCTCGCCAGGTGTTCCTCCTACGCATCCTGTTGTAAAGGCAGCTAAAGCAGCTCAGATAGAAGTTGTCGGAGAGATCGAATTGGGATGCCGTATGCTGAAGCAACCGGCTATAGGCATTACCGGTACGAATGGCAAGACGACAGTGACTTTGCTTGTGACGCATATTCTTAAGCAAAGTGGCTATCCGGCCAAAGCCTTGGGTAATGTCGGAGTACCTTTTACGCGCGAGTTGATGGCGCTGCAGGCACAAGAAACGATTATTTTGGAGCTAAGCTCTTATCAATTAGAAACCATGCAGCAAAAAATTCTCGAGCAAGCAGTTATTTTAAATGTGACGCCGGATCATCTGGACCGTTATGCAAGCATGGAAGAATATGCATCAGCTAAATTTAATATCGGCCGCTGCCTTACGCATGCAGGAAAGCTATTTGTAGAAGATAAGGCTTGGCAGGATTATGGCAGTTTGCTGCAGCATGGGGAAGCTAATCGGTACGGCTATGATGAAGCATGCCTAGTCTATACTGATCTTCAGTCTGTTTTTTATGGGGGCCGGCGGGTCTTTGATTTGCCGACTCTGCTTAGAGGAAAGCGAAGCCATGATGTGGAAAATATTTTAGCTGCCTATGCACTTTGTGCAGGGCGTGTATCAGGAGAACAATTTTTGCACGCGCTTGCCTCGTTTAAGAAGCCCTCGCACCGCATCGAGTTTGTCTTAGAAAAAAAAGGTGTTCGTTATTACGATGATAGCAAAGGAACGAATATTGACGCCGTTGTGCGAGCTGTTCAATCTTTAGAAGGGCCGATTATCTTGATTGCCGGAGGGGTTGATAAAGGCGCCTCTTATCATCCGTGGGTGGATGCGTTTAGGGGAAGAGTGAAAGCGATCTATGCAATCGGGCAAGCGGCCGAAAAAATGCACAGAGAACTTTCCGCCCATTTTCCATTGAAAATAGCAGCTAGTTTAGATTTGGCTGTCCGACAAGCTGCCGATCAAGCTCAGGAAGGGGAAACAGTATTGCTATCGCCGGGGTGTTCTAGTTTTGATATGTTTAAAGATTATGCCCACCGAGGAGAAGAGTTTCAACGCATTGTCCGGCAGCTTTAA
- a CDS encoding LysM peptidoglycan-binding domain-containing protein: MTRKDTILIAVVINAGLLAILFATAIIYDTDKVIDKVLEQSEFSTSLVEAEKANETNLIAAAGPATDEVDNVLKYYTQPAPQPLILESQAESYIHEPIAVQSNADDDELPQGLPAPASSDRFVEVTVKKGDVLEKIARANGTTVGAIKRANQLQSERLSIGQTLKIPVKGNGQALASASNAQPAKKASEKKEESGSEAVYYVIKSGDNPWKIAKQFNVKFEDILRLNQLDEERARNLKVGDRIRVK; this comes from the coding sequence ATGACAAGAAAAGATACTATATTAATTGCTGTTGTCATTAACGCAGGGTTGCTTGCTATTTTATTTGCTACAGCCATTATTTATGATACAGATAAAGTTATAGATAAAGTCCTTGAGCAATCAGAATTTAGTACTTCGTTGGTAGAGGCGGAGAAGGCTAATGAAACGAATTTAATTGCAGCAGCGGGTCCGGCTACAGATGAAGTCGATAATGTTTTAAAATATTATACGCAGCCAGCTCCCCAACCCTTAATACTGGAGTCTCAAGCGGAGAGCTATATCCATGAGCCGATTGCGGTCCAATCAAACGCTGATGATGATGAGCTGCCGCAAGGCCTGCCTGCACCGGCTTCATCCGATCGCTTTGTTGAAGTGACGGTAAAAAAAGGCGATGTATTGGAAAAAATTGCCAGGGCCAATGGAACGACCGTTGGCGCCATTAAAAGAGCCAATCAGTTGCAGAGCGAACGTTTATCGATTGGCCAGACGCTTAAAATCCCAGTTAAAGGAAATGGCCAGGCGCTGGCATCCGCTTCGAATGCCCAACCAGCTAAAAAGGCAAGCGAAAAGAAAGAAGAGAGCGGATCAGAAGCGGTTTACTATGTCATCAAAAGTGGGGACAATCCTTGGAAAATTGCCAAGCAGTTTAATGTTAAGTTTGAAGATATTCTCAGACTAAATCAATTAGATGAAGAAAGAGCGCGCAATTTAAAAGTCGGGGACCGCATCCGCGTGAAATAA
- the murG gene encoding undecaprenyldiphospho-muramoylpentapeptide beta-N-acetylglucosaminyltransferase, whose amino-acid sequence MSKRILIAAGGTGGHIFPAQGLAQEIKRRIPSSSVLFVAGKLGSNKYFDRSLFPFKEVVSSPLLSKNPIRSLKGLFNLAKGLYQSIKIMKDFQPDTVVGFGSYYTVPTLLAAKLLRIPIVLHEANSIPGKANKWLAPFACKIGVHFPSTLSLLGKHAIEVGMPLREGYARGDIKREEALAYFKLSKEKAILLVFGGSQGAQAINALMKGCVADLKETSLQVIHLTGNELAVEELAVFYASHGIPATVRAFEANMHYAWSIADFFIGRAGASTIAEAMEFEVPGILIPYPYATDQHQDKNADFLVETVKGAVKCKEADLVAKELGRLIQLYSLKSYLEPMRQAIQAYKQRPNRLTLCELILNLK is encoded by the coding sequence ATGTCTAAACGTATTTTGATTGCTGCAGGGGGAACGGGCGGCCATATTTTTCCTGCACAGGGGCTTGCTCAAGAAATAAAGAGGCGCATTCCTTCTTCTTCCGTTCTTTTTGTAGCAGGTAAATTGGGGTCCAATAAATATTTTGATCGTTCGCTTTTTCCTTTTAAGGAAGTGGTCTCCAGCCCGCTTCTTTCCAAAAATCCCATAAGAAGCCTAAAGGGATTGTTTAACTTGGCGAAGGGCCTTTATCAAAGTATAAAAATCATGAAGGACTTCCAACCGGATACCGTGGTGGGTTTCGGAAGTTATTACACTGTGCCGACATTATTGGCTGCTAAGCTGCTTCGTATTCCAATTGTCCTTCATGAAGCCAACAGCATTCCCGGTAAAGCCAATAAATGGCTGGCTCCTTTTGCATGCAAAATAGGCGTGCATTTTCCTTCTACACTCTCCCTATTAGGAAAGCATGCGATTGAAGTAGGTATGCCTTTAAGAGAGGGGTATGCGCGCGGCGATATCAAGCGGGAAGAGGCATTGGCTTATTTCAAATTATCTAAAGAGAAGGCTATCCTATTGGTGTTTGGCGGATCCCAAGGGGCGCAAGCGATTAATGCGCTTATGAAGGGATGTGTGGCGGATTTAAAAGAGACATCGTTGCAAGTGATCCATTTGACAGGAAATGAACTAGCTGTTGAAGAGCTTGCGGTTTTCTACGCTTCTCATGGTATTCCTGCAACGGTTAGAGCCTTTGAAGCTAATATGCATTATGCTTGGAGCATTGCTGATTTTTTCATCGGCCGGGCAGGTGCCTCTACAATTGCAGAAGCAATGGAGTTTGAAGTGCCGGGTATATTAATTCCTTATCCTTATGCAACCGATCAACATCAGGATAAAAATGCAGATTTTCTAGTTGAAACGGTAAAAGGCGCGGTTAAATGCAAAGAGGCGGATTTGGTAGCTAAAGAACTGGGCCGCCTGATTCAACTCTATAGCTTAAAGAGCTATCTAGAACCCATGCGGCAAGCAATCCAAGCTTATAAGCAAAGGCCTAACCGTTTAACGCTTTGTGAGCTCATATTAAATTTAAAATAA
- the rsmI gene encoding 16S rRNA (cytidine(1402)-2'-O)-methyltransferase: MLYLVATPIGNLADITLRALEVLKACDYILCEDTRHSLVLLKHYEIHKPLKSYHKFNEASQAENLLADLQAGKEICLISDAGTPGISDPGAALVKLCIEHGIPITAVPGPCAAIQALCCAGLPTDRFQFWGFLPRKEGELRQAILSILSYPGTTICYESPHRLIDTLKMIALLQPERQLVLARELTKKFEEFVRGQAQVLLERWEHAQPKGEMVLLFSPPPQQERQDWQAWTPEEHVKWMQDTYSLDRREAIKMVADLRQVPKRQIYNQLHQKD, encoded by the coding sequence ATGTTATACCTTGTCGCCACGCCAATTGGAAATTTAGCGGATATCACTTTGAGAGCATTAGAGGTTCTCAAGGCATGTGATTATATTTTATGCGAAGATACGCGCCATAGCTTGGTTTTATTGAAACACTACGAGATTCATAAACCTTTAAAAAGCTATCATAAATTTAATGAAGCTTCTCAAGCAGAAAATCTCCTTGCTGATTTGCAAGCCGGTAAAGAAATTTGCTTAATTTCAGATGCGGGAACTCCGGGCATTTCCGATCCTGGCGCCGCTTTAGTCAAGCTTTGTATTGAGCATGGTATTCCGATAACAGCTGTTCCTGGCCCTTGCGCTGCTATTCAAGCTCTTTGCTGTGCGGGACTCCCGACCGATCGGTTTCAATTCTGGGGATTCCTTCCTCGTAAGGAGGGAGAGCTCAGGCAGGCTATCCTATCCATTTTGTCTTATCCGGGCACAACGATTTGCTATGAATCCCCGCATCGTTTAATAGATACGTTAAAGATGATAGCTCTTCTACAACCGGAAAGACAGTTAGTTCTGGCACGTGAATTGACAAAAAAATTTGAAGAATTTGTTCGTGGCCAAGCACAAGTATTGCTTGAACGCTGGGAGCATGCTCAACCGAAAGGAGAGATGGTTCTTTTATTTTCCCCTCCCCCTCAGCAAGAGAGGCAAGATTGGCAAGCATGGACGCCAGAAGAGCATGTTAAATGGATGCAAGACACCTATTCCTTAGATCGCCGCGAAGCCATTAAGATGGTCGCTGATTTGAGGCAGGTTCCTAAACGACAAATTTATAATCAGCTTCATCAAAAAGATTAG
- a CDS encoding OmpP1/FadL family transporter — protein sequence MQKKFWRQSVWIGLTILATFLATKAEATFASTKALGMAAANTAAPQDSLIVAYNPAGITEVGDRFDLGINYIRTESRAKVKGSLNPLYNGSFDGAKTKEIFAPEFGLAKALPYRLSAGLAVYNSDYLKTKFGRPVPILGTTRAGLEYVHETVAGTIAWQVDPCQTIGISINYMVQRFKIEGVQNTIQASAFPTDVTNRGYNYSHGVGFTLGWLGHFTRYFSIGISYRPRTHMSRFHKYKGFFAERGRLDISSLLTAGIAFHPFCFLTLTFDVQHINWRENRSLRNKSIPNVFIHPTGSRKGPGFDWTNQTFYRAGIAYAINDEWTVRAGYRYAHTSIRARSTLVNIPTLTCTQSYVTMGATWSWNACSEISAFVGYGFKHSIKGKPLPAIPFGGGRVDLEEQKMIAGISLGQSY from the coding sequence ATGCAAAAGAAGTTTTGGCGGCAAAGCGTGTGGATTGGCTTAACCATTTTAGCGACGTTCTTAGCAACCAAAGCGGAGGCCACTTTTGCCAGTACCAAAGCATTGGGAATGGCAGCAGCCAACACAGCTGCCCCGCAAGACTCTTTAATTGTCGCCTACAATCCCGCGGGGATTACAGAAGTCGGCGATCGTTTTGATTTAGGCATAAACTATATCCGCACAGAGTCACGGGCCAAAGTAAAGGGCAGCCTTAATCCTCTCTATAACGGCAGCTTTGATGGGGCAAAAACGAAAGAGATATTCGCCCCCGAATTCGGACTAGCTAAAGCCCTTCCTTATCGCCTTTCTGCAGGCTTAGCTGTCTATAATAGCGATTATCTTAAAACAAAATTCGGCAGGCCGGTTCCTATTCTAGGAACCACACGAGCCGGATTGGAATATGTCCATGAAACCGTTGCGGGAACGATTGCTTGGCAAGTTGATCCTTGCCAAACCATCGGTATTTCCATCAATTACATGGTTCAGCGTTTCAAAATTGAAGGCGTTCAAAATACAATTCAGGCTTCTGCTTTCCCCACAGATGTTACAAACCGTGGCTATAATTATTCTCACGGGGTAGGATTTACTTTAGGCTGGCTCGGGCATTTTACTCGCTATTTTTCAATAGGAATCAGTTACAGACCTCGCACGCATATGAGTAGATTCCATAAATACAAAGGTTTCTTTGCCGAACGCGGGCGCTTGGACATTTCCAGCCTTCTCACCGCAGGCATTGCCTTTCATCCCTTTTGCTTTCTTACTTTGACTTTTGATGTTCAACACATTAATTGGAGAGAGAATCGCTCTCTGCGTAATAAATCCATTCCCAATGTTTTTATACATCCTACCGGCTCACGAAAGGGGCCCGGGTTTGATTGGACCAATCAGACCTTTTATCGCGCTGGTATTGCTTATGCCATTAATGACGAATGGACTGTACGAGCTGGCTATCGCTATGCTCACACTTCTATTAGAGCACGCTCCACGCTTGTCAATATCCCCACGCTAACGTGCACGCAAAGCTATGTGACAATGGGAGCAACCTGGTCTTGGAATGCCTGTTCTGAGATTTCGGCTTTTGTCGGCTATGGATTCAAGCATTCGATCAAAGGTAAACCTTTGCCGGCCATTCCCTTCGGCGGAGGCCGCGTTGATTTAGAAGAGCAAAAGATGATTGCAGGCATTTCTTTGGGACAATCTTATTAA
- a CDS encoding acyl-CoA desaturase, which produces MRKKEFNWGPGLFLIIYQTILLISLPFYFYYAFPSWGMISISIVLLYLTGLSITAGYHRLYSHRSFRTNSFVEGIILFFASMAGQGSALRWSFDHRLHHAHVDTEEDPYSIKKGFWYAHFLWILEKPRDIDPRVVPDLMKNRLVQFQHRHAGWLMVFTNIIAFFVVGWLLNDYVGAFFLACWTRLFVLHHFTWFINSLAHTWGDRPFCQEQSAVNNYIIALLTFGEGYHNFHHTFANDYRNGIRWYHFDPTKWLIWTLNKMGLASHLKRMDPYTIRKRLVLERTQLLQERLCDLWYIKKDEIEKNILELSDRLVAKFAQINQLRERYYNARYEGKERALLKQVKQELSQLKKSFKADWKRWHKLSRNIMRMKPLEIQLGTG; this is translated from the coding sequence ATGAGAAAGAAAGAATTTAATTGGGGGCCTGGGCTGTTTCTTATTATTTATCAAACTATTCTGCTCATTAGTTTGCCCTTTTATTTTTATTATGCCTTTCCCAGCTGGGGCATGATTTCAATCTCGATTGTCCTGCTTTATCTAACAGGGCTTAGCATTACGGCGGGCTATCATAGGCTTTACTCTCATCGCAGCTTTCGCACCAATTCTTTTGTAGAAGGAATTATTCTCTTTTTTGCCTCGATGGCCGGTCAAGGAAGCGCTCTGCGTTGGTCTTTTGACCATCGATTGCACCATGCGCATGTCGATACTGAAGAAGATCCTTATTCTATTAAGAAAGGCTTTTGGTACGCCCATTTCCTTTGGATTTTAGAAAAACCGCGCGACATCGATCCCAGAGTTGTACCGGATTTAATGAAAAATCGGTTGGTTCAATTTCAACACCGCCATGCCGGTTGGCTGATGGTGTTTACCAACATCATCGCTTTTTTTGTCGTTGGGTGGCTTCTAAATGACTATGTAGGTGCTTTCTTTTTAGCCTGCTGGACGCGCCTTTTTGTCCTCCACCATTTTACATGGTTCATTAATTCACTTGCCCATACATGGGGAGATAGACCTTTTTGCCAAGAGCAATCCGCTGTCAATAACTATATCATTGCCCTTTTGACCTTCGGAGAAGGCTATCACAATTTTCATCATACATTTGCAAATGACTACCGCAATGGAATTCGCTGGTATCACTTTGATCCGACCAAGTGGTTGATTTGGACGCTTAATAAAATGGGCTTGGCCAGCCACTTAAAGCGCATGGACCCTTATACGATCAGAAAACGCTTGGTTCTGGAGCGCACCCAGCTTTTGCAAGAACGCTTGTGCGATCTGTGGTACATTAAGAAAGATGAGATAGAAAAAAACATTTTAGAATTATCTGATCGATTAGTGGCTAAATTCGCTCAAATTAATCAGCTCAGAGAACGCTATTACAATGCTCGTTATGAAGGTAAAGAACGGGCTTTATTAAAGCAAGTTAAGCAAGAGCTTAGTCAGCTGAAGAAAAGCTTTAAGGCGGATTGGAAGCGCTGGCATAAGTTGTCGCGCAATATTATGCGCATGAAGCCGCTTGAGATTCAGCTGGGAACAGGGTAG
- the mraY gene encoding phospho-N-acetylmuramoyl-pentapeptide-transferase codes for MILLIIDLLKDMWGIKAPAVFTYYSTRMILAALTSLLLSIFLGPYFIRKLYEMKIGQSIRKDECPLLGKLHEKKQNTPTMGGILILFSMLISLILWMDLTHIFTFILLATTLFLGSIGGRDDYLKLKYKNTKGMSAKGKLFFQFLLSAAIASYFLIAPVHEAIENWTWFHIPVIKENVVVKGEAAQKGEAVQSDNGHQSVNLSLKDYASRLYIPFFKEPVAIFSGLALILMAFFMFFVITGASNATNLTDGLDGLASGCLIMAAGALGLIAFVSNHVEIARYLNILYIEGSGEIAIYLSALIGACLGFLWYNGHPAQVFMGDTGSLTLGGIIGVSAVLLRREFLLGIVGGVFVAEALSVILQVLSYRLRNKKRVFLCAPLHHHFEYKGWPETKVVIRFWIISLLLAIIGIASLKFQ; via the coding sequence ATGATCCTGCTTATTATTGATTTGCTTAAAGACATGTGGGGTATCAAAGCTCCCGCCGTTTTTACCTATTACTCGACCCGTATGATTCTGGCTGCCCTTACCTCTCTTTTGTTGAGCATTTTCCTGGGGCCTTATTTTATCCGCAAACTCTATGAAATGAAGATTGGACAATCCATCCGCAAAGACGAGTGTCCGCTTTTGGGAAAGCTCCATGAGAAAAAGCAAAATACTCCGACCATGGGCGGAATTCTCATTCTTTTCTCTATGCTCATTTCTTTGATTTTATGGATGGATCTCACTCATATTTTCACCTTTATTTTGCTGGCCACAACTCTTTTTCTGGGATCGATCGGAGGACGGGATGATTATCTCAAGTTAAAATATAAGAACACCAAAGGCATGTCTGCTAAAGGCAAACTATTTTTCCAATTCTTATTATCGGCTGCCATTGCGTCTTATTTTTTAATTGCGCCCGTCCATGAGGCTATTGAAAACTGGACGTGGTTTCACATCCCGGTGATAAAAGAAAATGTAGTGGTCAAAGGGGAGGCCGCACAAAAAGGAGAGGCTGTACAATCAGATAACGGCCATCAATCCGTTAACTTAAGTCTAAAAGACTATGCTTCCCGCCTTTATATTCCTTTTTTTAAAGAACCTGTTGCCATTTTTAGCGGGCTGGCTCTTATCCTAATGGCTTTCTTTATGTTTTTTGTCATTACGGGAGCCTCTAATGCGACTAATTTGACGGATGGATTGGACGGCTTGGCGTCCGGTTGCTTGATCATGGCGGCCGGGGCTCTTGGCCTGATCGCTTTTGTGTCGAACCATGTTGAGATTGCCCGCTACCTCAATATCCTTTATATCGAAGGAAGCGGAGAAATCGCCATTTATCTCAGTGCCTTGATTGGGGCTTGTTTGGGATTCCTATGGTATAATGGGCATCCCGCTCAAGTTTTTATGGGGGACACGGGTTCATTGACCTTAGGCGGTATCATCGGTGTATCTGCAGTTTTATTGCGCCGAGAATTTTTATTGGGGATAGTGGGTGGTGTTTTTGTTGCGGAGGCCTTATCTGTGATTCTTCAAGTTTTAAGCTATCGCCTGCGCAATAAAAAGCGTGTATTTCTCTGCGCTCCCTTGCATCATCATTTTGAGTACAAGGGATGGCCGGAGACAAAAGTCGTCATCCGCTTTTGGATTATCAGTCTGCTGTTGGCCATTATCGGCATCGCTTCGCTGAAATTTCAGTAA
- a CDS encoding UDP-N-acetylmuramoyl-tripeptide--D-alanyl-D-alanine ligase has translation MRSITLGQMARLLQCSDPLPQSLIQGFSTDSRTLKPGEVFIALSGERVDGHAFLADVKQKGCLAAVVSKSYAGPDFGLALLRVEDPLHALQEMAKSALSRSSSRLVAVTGSIGKTTTKEFIKTLLETRYRVAASPGNSNSQVGIPLSILNHTTGEEEILVLEMGMTTPGNLARLVQIAPPEVAVLTRVALVHACNFESLEDIAWAKAEIFSHSHTRLGVIHRDIANYEAIARLGNSHKLSFSTNDPRADYQLDSQDGHKLYAHVENQTIDLGSLLQVPGKHNAHNLLAAIAVARHFNVSWEEIKHAIPFLKLPEKRLQFVDFQGILFLNDSYNASELSVKAALETLPQPKEGGSKVAVLGSMMELGKFSADCHRRVGEFALDHVEQIYCLGEECHPILDVWKKAGKPVELFLDRASLVACLKQALKPADVVLLKGSRSKELWKVLEEL, from the coding sequence ATGAGATCAATTACGCTAGGTCAAATGGCTCGGCTTTTACAGTGTTCGGATCCTTTGCCGCAAAGTTTAATTCAAGGATTTAGTACGGATTCGCGGACGCTCAAACCAGGAGAGGTCTTTATAGCCCTTTCTGGCGAGCGAGTGGATGGCCATGCCTTCCTAGCGGATGTGAAGCAAAAAGGATGTTTGGCTGCGGTCGTTTCTAAAAGCTATGCAGGCCCGGATTTCGGCCTTGCCTTGCTTCGCGTTGAAGATCCCTTGCATGCTTTACAAGAGATGGCGAAAAGTGCTCTTTCTAGAAGCTCTTCCAGGCTTGTGGCCGTTACAGGCTCTATTGGAAAAACGACCACCAAAGAGTTTATCAAGACTTTATTGGAAACTCGGTATCGGGTGGCGGCTTCTCCTGGCAACAGCAACTCTCAAGTTGGCATTCCTCTTTCTATTCTCAATCATACCACAGGGGAAGAAGAGATTTTGGTGTTAGAGATGGGCATGACGACGCCAGGCAATTTAGCGCGGCTTGTGCAAATAGCTCCTCCTGAAGTGGCTGTCTTAACAAGGGTTGCTCTTGTGCATGCCTGCAATTTTGAATCTCTTGAAGATATAGCGTGGGCAAAAGCTGAAATTTTTTCTCATTCCCATACAAGGCTAGGAGTCATCCACCGTGACATTGCTAATTATGAGGCGATTGCCCGATTAGGCAACAGCCATAAACTTTCTTTTTCTACAAATGATCCCCGGGCTGATTACCAACTAGATAGCCAAGATGGCCACAAACTTTACGCGCATGTTGAAAATCAGACGATCGATCTAGGATCTCTTCTTCAGGTACCAGGCAAGCATAATGCGCATAATTTATTAGCCGCCATAGCAGTGGCTAGGCATTTTAATGTTAGTTGGGAAGAAATAAAGCATGCCATTCCCTTTTTGAAATTGCCTGAAAAGCGCCTTCAATTTGTCGATTTTCAAGGCATATTATTTCTCAATGATTCTTATAATGCTTCTGAATTGTCGGTCAAAGCCGCATTAGAAACACTTCCCCAGCCAAAAGAAGGCGGAAGTAAGGTGGCAGTGCTTGGTAGTATGATGGAGCTGGGAAAATTTTCTGCCGACTGCCATCGAAGAGTAGGCGAGTTTGCTTTGGATCATGTCGAACAGATCTATTGCTTAGGAGAAGAATGCCATCCTATTTTAGATGTTTGGAAAAAGGCCGGGAAGCCCGTAGAACTGTTTTTAGATAGGGCCTCGTTAGTCGCTTGCTTGAAGCAGGCTTTAAAGCCTGCAGATGTCGTTTTGTTAAAAGGGTCGCGTTCCAAAGAATTATGGAAGGTATTGGAAGAACTATAA